CGTCAACTCCATTAAGCGATCGATCTCTTCCGCCGTTTCGACGACTGTTCCCGCGTGAAAGTGGTAAACAAGTTTCATTCCTAGCTCTTGGCATATATGCGCGGCGCGATGCAATCCGTCAACAAGGGACTCCCATTCGGAATCCGTGAGCCGTTGAATCGTTTTTTCTTCTGGCGCCCGGCGCGGATCCCAGTGCATCGATCCCCCCATCTCGCAGACAATCGCATACTTGCATCCCATATCGTGCAAATATTCCGCCCAAGACCGGAACGTCTTGAGTTCCTCTTCAAGACGAGAACGGTCTGAAAAGAGCACGCCGATGAATTTGCTGGCGAGCTCGATGCCATATTGGTTCAGTTTTGCCCTCAATGACGGGGGATCTTGGGAAAAGAGGCGCCCCATTTCCGTTGCAACATACCCAAGCTCCGCCATTTCGGATAAGACTTGATCTTGGGTATAGTGATCACCCAGTCCCGGAATATCATCATTGACCCAGCTGATCGGGGCAATGCCGATACGAAAAGGATTAACCGTTTTTTCCATCTCTCTCACTCCAGTTGTTCAATATTTTCTTGCCCTTTGCAATTGTTGTTCTTTCCGCTTGTATGCCTCCGCAATTTTTGGGTTCCGGGACACTTCCGCCACCCCGACATGCCACCATGACTCATAATCATGGGTCATCGTTTTTGGAAGCACCTTAATATCGATCAATGTCGACACCGATTGTTGTTTGGCATCTTCGAGCGCTTCTTTTAATTGCTCGAGCGTGTGCACTTTATACGTTTTCACCCCGTAACCGGCCGCGCTTTGCGCGAAGTCAATCGGAATCAAGCTCCCGTCTAAGCGCCCGGTTTCTTCGTTGCGGTAGC
Above is a window of Geobacillus thermoleovorans DNA encoding:
- the iolE gene encoding myo-inosose-2 dehydratase; its protein translation is MEKTVNPFRIGIAPISWVNDDIPGLGDHYTQDQVLSEMAELGYVATEMGRLFSQDPPSLRAKLNQYGIELASKFIGVLFSDRSRLEEELKTFRSWAEYLHDMGCKYAIVCEMGGSMHWDPRRAPEEKTIQRLTDSEWESLVDGLHRAAHICQELGMKLVYHFHAGTVVETAEEIDRLMELTDPNLVHLLYDTGHALYGGYDPVELLHRYADRIQYVHLKDVRHDVLELVRREQLDFRTAVLRGMFTVPGDGCIDFVPIFAKLIEMDYNGWIIVEAEQDPAVAHPYTYAKMAKEYIDRLVHHLLAAQKR